A region from the Streptomyces sp. 3214.6 genome encodes:
- a CDS encoding (2Fe-2S)-binding protein: MYVCSCFGVTEAQVQQHVDGGACTPRQIASACKAGTDCGSCVRRIQAILGRGACSRRDLTVADRGEPALAELPDLREAA; this comes from the coding sequence GTGTACGTCTGCAGCTGCTTCGGAGTGACTGAAGCGCAGGTCCAGCAGCATGTGGACGGCGGCGCCTGCACGCCCCGCCAGATCGCCTCCGCCTGCAAGGCGGGGACCGACTGCGGCTCCTGCGTCCGCCGGATCCAGGCGATCCTCGGCCGGGGCGCCTGCTCGCGCCGGGACCTCACCGTCGCCGACCGCGGCGAACCGGCCCTCGCCGAGCTCCCCGACCTGAGGGAAGCGGCCTAG
- a CDS encoding sulfite oxidase-like oxidoreductase, with translation MGHPVERASGGEAVSELPPGQRLQRGWPVTHYGPVPRFRPERWEFRVFGATADGEKHCWNHEEFTALPYASVLADLHCVTKFSMLGAEWGGIPARTILELAPPAPSVTHVMVWAEYGFSSNLRLADFAAERTIFATHKDGELLTAEHGFPLRLVVPHLYAWKGPKWVRGVEYMTADRRGFWEERGYHNIGDPWKEQRYSYQEGPGDGPEL, from the coding sequence ATGGGTCATCCGGTGGAGCGCGCGTCTGGAGGAGAAGCGGTGTCCGAGCTTCCGCCGGGACAGCGACTGCAGCGGGGCTGGCCCGTCACGCACTACGGTCCGGTGCCCAGGTTCCGGCCCGAGCGCTGGGAGTTCAGGGTCTTCGGCGCCACCGCCGACGGTGAGAAGCACTGCTGGAACCACGAGGAGTTCACGGCCCTTCCGTACGCGTCCGTCCTGGCCGATCTGCACTGTGTGACGAAGTTCAGCATGCTCGGCGCCGAGTGGGGCGGGATCCCGGCCCGGACCATCCTGGAGCTGGCGCCGCCCGCGCCGAGCGTCACCCATGTGATGGTGTGGGCCGAGTACGGGTTCAGCTCCAATCTGCGCCTGGCCGACTTCGCCGCCGAGCGCACGATCTTCGCCACCCACAAGGACGGCGAGCTCCTCACCGCCGAACACGGCTTCCCGCTCCGCCTGGTCGTCCCGCACCTCTACGCCTGGAAGGGCCCCAAGTGGGTCCGCGGCGTCGAGTACATGACCGCGGACCGCCGCGGCTTCTGGGAGGAGCGCGGCTACCACAACATCGGCGACCCCTGGAAGGAACAGCGCTACTCCTACCAGGAGGGCCCGGGGGACGGCCCCGAGCTCTGA
- the bfr gene encoding bacterioferritin, whose product MQGDPEVIEFLNEQLTGELTAINQYFLHAKMQENFGWTKLAKYTRHESFDEMKHAEVLTDRILFLEGLPNYQRLFHVRVGQTVKEMFEADRQIEVEAIDRLKRGIKVMREKGDITSANIFESILEDEEHHIDYLDTQLELVDKLGDALYIAQLIEQPES is encoded by the coding sequence ATGCAGGGCGACCCCGAGGTCATCGAGTTCCTCAACGAGCAGCTCACCGGCGAGCTCACCGCGATCAACCAGTACTTCCTCCACGCCAAGATGCAGGAGAACTTCGGCTGGACAAAGCTCGCGAAGTACACGCGGCACGAGTCCTTCGACGAGATGAAGCACGCCGAGGTACTGACCGACCGGATCCTGTTCCTGGAGGGGCTGCCGAACTACCAGCGGCTGTTCCATGTGCGCGTGGGCCAGACGGTCAAGGAGATGTTCGAGGCCGACCGGCAGATCGAGGTCGAGGCGATCGACCGCCTGAAGCGCGGCATCAAGGTGATGCGCGAAAAGGGCGACATCACCTCCGCGAACATCTTCGAGTCGATCCTCGAGGACGAGGAGCACCACATCGACTATCTCGACACCCAGCTGGAGCTGGTGGACAAGCTCGGTGACGCCCTCTACATCGCGCAGCTGATCGAACAGCCGGAGAGCTAG